The Methylophilus sp. TWE2 region CGATATCCCGCTGGCCTCTGCACTGGCAACGCTGTCATATGAAGGGCGGCGTGCAGAATTTTTCAAGCGTGAACTATTCAACTTGATGCGTGTGGTCGAGCGCGATCAGCGCTATGACAGCCCGGTGGTGGGTTCGTGGGCGGGGGCGACTGGACATATGCAGTTTATGCCGACGACCTTGCTTAAATATGGTGTAGATGCGGATGCAGATGGCAAAATTGATATCTGGAGTTCTTATCCTGACATCTTTAGTTCGGCCGCCAATTATCTGGCACAAGCTGGATGGCAACCCGGCAAACCAGTGAGTTTTCAAGTGTCTTTGCCAGCTGGTTTTGATTACAGCCAGGCACAGTGGCAGCATAACAAGCCAGTGAGCGAGTGGGTGAAAGCAGGGGTGGCTGGCGTGCCTGATAGTGCCTTGAATTTACCACAGGCAGCCATATTGTTGCCTCAGGGTTATGATGGTCCGGCTTATATGGTATTCCCCAATTTTGATGTGATTATGCAGTGGAACCGCTCAGTCAATTATGCATTGGCGGTGGGTTTGCTGAGCCAGCAATTACGCCAGGATACCTATACCTTGCAGATGCCGCCCGAACCGCCCGCACTCAGTTATCAGCAAATGTGGAGCTTGCAGGAAGCACTCAATGCCAGGGGGTTTGATTGCGGTACCCCGGACGGATTTCCTGGCGCCAAGACGCAGGCTGCTATCCGGCGCTATCAGGCCAGCAAAGGATTGCCGCAAGACGGCTATGCTGGCGCAGACATCTATAGCCGCCTGACTGCTCAGATTCAGTCTGCGCAGTAATCGCTAGCGGGTTTTAAACCAGCCTGTGACGCTGATGCGTGGCAGGTTCGCTGGCCGTACCTCATGCCAGAACCTGGCCGCTAAAAACAATACCAGCCTGCCGCCTAGCGGCGCAATGTCCAGGTGGCTCTCGGTCGAGGCTGGTTTTTCGTAATGCTCATC contains the following coding sequences:
- a CDS encoding lytic murein transglycosylase; translation: MKKNGKWQAAVSTLMMTGLMIVGMMSHADEVEGFQSWLGIVRQEAIDLQIAPEAVDVTLRQAIYLPRVIELDRKQPEFVTSFSAYVNRRINPRVVGKGKQMMQDYQGVLYVVEELYQVPREVLVAFWGLETNFGGFMGDIPLASALATLSYEGRRAEFFKRELFNLMRVVERDQRYDSPVVGSWAGATGHMQFMPTTLLKYGVDADADGKIDIWSSYPDIFSSAANYLAQAGWQPGKPVSFQVSLPAGFDYSQAQWQHNKPVSEWVKAGVAGVPDSALNLPQAAILLPQGYDGPAYMVFPNFDVIMQWNRSVNYALAVGLLSQQLRQDTYTLQMPPEPPALSYQQMWSLQEALNARGFDCGTPDGFPGAKTQAAIRRYQASKGLPQDGYAGADIYSRLTAQIQSAQ